CGCGCTTCGGGTCGCGCGCCGGGCTTCACGAACTGAAAGACCGCGCGCTGCTGGCCCTGCAGGGGCCGCAGGCGGGCGCGGTGATGGCCGAACTGTGCCCGGACGCGGCCAAGCTTGTGTTCATGCAGGCGGGGGCGTTCAGCCTGGCGGGCTTTGACGTGCTCATCTCGCGCTCGGGCTATACCGGCGAGGACGGGTTCGAGATTTCAGTGCGCGCGAGCGAGGCTGACGCGCTGGCGCGCCGGCTGCTGGGTGATGAGCGGGTGAAGCCCATCGGCTTGGGCGCGCGCGATTCGCTGCGCCTTGAAGCCGGCTTGTGCCTCTATGGCCATGACATGGACGAGACCATCACGCCTGTTGAGGCGAGCCTTGTGTGGGCGCTGGCCAAATCGCGCCGCGAGCGGGCCGATTTCCCCGGCGCCGCGCGCATCCTGGCCCAGCTGGAAGCTGGCCCGGAGAAGAAGCGCGTCGGCATTCTGCCCGGCGACCGCGCCCCGGCGCGTGAAGGCACGGAGATCGTTGTGGGCGGCGAAACGGTCGGGGTGATCACCTCGGGCGGGTTTGGTCCCACCGTGGGCGGACCGGTCGCCATGGGTTATGTCCGCGCCGATCTCGCCAAACCCGGCCAGTCCATCGAGCTGATGGTGCGCGGCAAATCGCGCCCGGCCGAGATCGCCAAAACCCCGTTTGCGCCGCACCGTTTCTATCGCGGCTGACCTGATTGTCTGGAGGAGACGCACCATGACCACCCGCTACACCAAGGACCATGAATGGATCCGCATCGATGGCGATTTCGCCATTGTTGGCATCACCGCCTACGCCGCCGAGCAGCTGGGCGATGTGGTGTTTGTCGAGCTGCCCGAAATCGGCAAGACCCTGTCCCAGGGCGATGAAATGGCCGTTGTGGAAAGCGTCAAGGCGGCCTCGGAGGTTTACGCCCCGGCCTCCGGCGAGATCGTCGCGGTCAATGACGCGCTGGAAGGCACGCCGGCCATGGTGAACGAGGCGCCCGACGGCGCGGGCTGGTTTGTGAAACTGAAACTGTCCGACCCGGCCCAGCTTGAGGCCATGATGGACGAAGCTGCCTACAAGGCGCACACGAGCTAGAAGGGTCTGACCTCGCGATGAGCTGGCCGCCGCACGCCTTTGCTGTCACCGACCGGGCCGAAGCGGCGGCCGTGATCGCGGCCTGGCCTTTCGCCACGTTTGTGGTGAATGGTCCGGACGGCCTGACTGCGGCGCGCACGCCGGTGGCGCTGGAGCACGCCGAAGATGGCGGGCTGGAGGCGCTGGCGGGTCATGTGTCGCGGGCCAACCCGATCTGGCGTGCGATCGGAGACGGCGCGCCGGCGCTGGCGCTGTTTTCCGGGCCGCACGCCTATGTCAGCGCCTCGGCCTACCCGTCCAAG
The window above is part of the Hyphomonadaceae bacterium ML37 genome. Proteins encoded here:
- the gcvT gene encoding glycine cleavage system aminomethyltransferase GcvT, producing MADDASLQKTPLYDLHVELGARMVPFAGYAMPVQYEGVMAEHNHTRAAAGLFDVSHMGQARVSGDETAFEALVTADLGALGAGEQKYTLLLNDEGGIMDDLMISRPDDGDLFMVVNAACKDSDFAHMRTRFGSRAGLHELKDRALLALQGPQAGAVMAELCPDAAKLVFMQAGAFSLAGFDVLISRSGYTGEDGFEISVRASEADALARRLLGDERVKPIGLGARDSLRLEAGLCLYGHDMDETITPVEASLVWALAKSRRERADFPGAARILAQLEAGPEKKRVGILPGDRAPAREGTEIVVGGETVGVITSGGFGPTVGGPVAMGYVRADLAKPGQSIELMVRGKSRPAEIAKTPFAPHRFYRG
- the gcvH gene encoding glycine cleavage system protein GcvH — encoded protein: MTTRYTKDHEWIRIDGDFAIVGITAYAAEQLGDVVFVELPEIGKTLSQGDEMAVVESVKAASEVYAPASGEIVAVNDALEGTPAMVNEAPDGAGWFVKLKLSDPAQLEAMMDEAAYKAHTS